The proteins below are encoded in one region of Listeria swaminathanii:
- the speG gene encoding spermidine N1-acetyltransferase: MSGDLKLRPLEREDLKFVHRLNNDAKIMSYWFEEPYEAFVELQELYDKHIHDQSERRFILELDGQMVGLVELMEIDYIHRRAEFQIIIDPKFQGHGYAVSATKLAMKYAFHVLNLHKLYLVVDKVNEKAIHIYEKVGFIREGELIDEFFVDGTYHDAIRMCIFQQQYQEMDI; encoded by the coding sequence ATGAGTGGAGATTTAAAACTTAGACCGCTTGAACGAGAAGATTTGAAATTTGTTCATCGGTTAAATAATGACGCGAAGATTATGTCGTACTGGTTTGAAGAGCCATATGAGGCATTTGTCGAGCTTCAGGAGTTATATGATAAGCACATTCACGATCAGTCAGAACGCCGTTTTATTTTAGAATTAGATGGCCAAATGGTTGGATTAGTCGAGTTAATGGAAATTGATTATATTCACCGAAGAGCGGAATTTCAAATTATTATTGATCCTAAGTTTCAGGGACACGGTTACGCCGTTTCTGCCACAAAACTCGCGATGAAATATGCTTTTCACGTGCTAAATTTGCATAAATTATATTTAGTCGTTGATAAAGTAAACGAAAAAGCAATTCACATCTATGAAAAAGTTGGTTTTATTCGTGAAGGCGAACTAATTGATGAATTTTTTGTTGATGGAACTTACCACGATGCGATTCGAATGTGTATTTTCCAACAACAATATCAAGAAATGGATATTTAA